The segment GCAGAAATACGAAAGAAAGAAACTCTAGAGCGGGAAAAGCCAAAAAGTGGCCCAAAGGGTGTGGGAGCCCCCTATTTATAGAGACCCAAAATCCTAGGAATCCTAAAAAACAAGTCGCTTGGAAACGTATCCCAAAGCGGCGCACCGTCTAGCAGGTGGCCTCGATAGACGCAACCCATCATTGTTGCTTCAAGTAACACGTGTTCCAAAGCACCTAAAAGACGTGAAAAAGATGTATAACTCGTTCCTCCTTTATCCGTCAACTACTCGGTCGGATACAGGTAGACAGGCTAAGAGAGTATTATGGGAGGTTCCCCTTCACGTGTCTCCTTCCAGCTTAGACACCTTAACTGTTTAGCACAAATATACAACCCTTATGGATCATTCTATTTTGACTAAGACAAGTTTTGTTTGGTACCAAGAATGAAGGGGTTTCTTTCCCCCACAAGGCCAGACGACATTCGGGGTTCGGACTCCCAAGCGGGAAGGACTATCCAGTCAAGTCTTAAAGATCTATGGCATACGTGATCATTCATGTTTGACATTTGAGTGGCCGACAGGACTCCCTTTAGCCCAAAAATTCATGTTAATTAATTGTTGCACATAATCTCAGAAGTCAACAGGCTGAGAGGACAGACAGTTGCATGGTCCGAGATCTTGGCACATCAGTAGATGGCACCTGCCAACCGCCCTTAGCTATAATGATAGCCCAACCACCTATAGGACAATCATCATTACAGAAGAAGGGCAGATTGTTTGGTCAGCACTACAATGGTTATGTCATCAACTCTATATAAATCCTCCAAAAAGCACGAACAAGGGACGTGTGCGTGAGAAAGCTCATTCTCCCTAAAAATTAGCCAGAACTACTCTTGCCTGACTTAAGCTTCGAAGGGGCGCGCCCGGACCACCCATCCGGACATCCTTTTATGCAGGAAAGAAGTTCGTCTGACTCTAATGCTCCTTCAAGAAACACGAAATAGGGAGCAAGTCCGTCTGACTTTATCAAAGCTAGATGGACCTTACTCCAGTTGGCTTAGCATCAACAATCACCATCTACACTTCCATTTTATCACTTAAGCTCTCTCATTTAGGTAAAGGCAAGAACTTGAGTTAGTGCTTAGTTTCCTCCATGTCCTTAGAGGATTGTGGTAGCTTTAGAGTCTATCAATTCAAAATCTTGATTTGTCCAAGTTGCTAATCTTGTTAGACTGGTTGAGGTGAAGTCTCCATGTCAATCCAAACTTCCACCACAAGTTTGTTGGTAAGTCATGGCTCCTACTCATTGTCTCCTTGTTGTTGTCCATCATAAGGATTTTAATGTAGAAAATCAATATTGGATAACAATACGTGCAGCATCCAATTCCCTTCGAGTAGATTCAAACTTCATTCTCGGTCCtccaaaatgaatttttattctaGTTTAACgggaaaaaaattttacttttccaCATAAGGTGCCAATGAAGAATCTAAAATTCTTCAAATAGATTAAAGAGGATGGGGATGAGAACAAAGGGTCAGAAAGGACcattctttaaataaatatctataAATATGTTGTCAGTACAAAAGTGGGCCTAAGGGTAATTAATAAAGGGGATTTAATAGAGGGcatatgtcattttttttggtTCCAATTAAGAATTAATGGGATTTCTTTacgagtttttttttatgaaatttcttACTGTTATGGgacctttttccatttttgtagGGTTAGCAAATTTAATTATAAGCTTTTGAACCACAATTTCTCATTATCCTCATAGTTGCACCAGTGTTTTCAAGTGTGGGTTTTCCCCAAGTTTGCTGAGATGGAATTAGGTTTCATCCCCTTCATCCATCAATCTCAAACTGCAAAGTTCCGACACAGCCTTGGTGGTGTCCACTTTGCATTCACATATATGCTGCCTTGGTGGTGTCCACTTTGCATTAAAATATACGCTAGCCTACCAAGTAGGACCCACCCAATGCGGTGTCATTTAAAGTCGCCAATCTTGACTGAAATACGCGCAGTAAGGATAAGGGATTTTGACATTGCAATATATAGTGTTTGAACTTAATTATTGTGCTCGTCAATCTTGGGAAAAGCATTGTCGGTCTGCCTTAATTAATTTGAGTCtaatttaaatttggaaaaaggaCATAGAATTAAATTTAGGTTATCTTGAAATAGATGGTGGGTtaggttgggttgggttgggttaaATTGAATTGTTATTGAATGGTTCTTGACTGAAATTGGGTTCAGATCGACCATAAACCCAAGACCACATACACAAAGTCAGAAAGCTTTATTCAACCCATCGGAGAGCTCTACAAATACAAATTGCTCCTCCATTCACTTCTGCCTACAAACTACAATGAAGACTTCATCCCTACTACTATTCTCCTTGCTTCTCATTGCCCTTGCTTTCAACCCTCTCCCTGGGGCTGCCGAAGCTGCACCTGATCCAGTGCTTGACATTGAGGGAAAGCAGCTCCGATCTGGGGTTGATTACTACATCCTGCCGGTCATCCGTGGGAGAGGCGGCGGCCTCACCGTGGCGAGCGTCAGGAACAAGACCTGCCCGCTGGATGTGGTCCAAGACAAGCTGGAGGTATCACATGGTCTCCCATTGACGTTTACTCCAGTGAACCCCAAGCAAGATGTGATCCGAGTGTCCACTGATCATAACATCAAGTTCTCTGCTGCCACAATCTGTGCACAATCCACTGTGTGGAAGCTTGAGTATGATGAATCAACGGGACAACGGTTTATCACGACAGGGGGGGTTGAAGGGAACCCGGGGCGTGCAACTTTGAGCAACTGGTTCAAGATTGAGAAATATGGAGATGATTACAAGCTGGTCTTCTGTCCAACAGTGTGCAACTTCTGCAAGGTGATTTGCAGAGACGTGGGCGTTTATATCCAGAAGGGATACAGGCGTTTGGCTTTAACAACTGATGCGCCATTCAGGGTTATGTTCAAGAAGGCTTGAGGATTTGCTAATAACAAACATTAATGccgtttttgttgtttttcttttctgccAAACAACATATTCTACATGAATTCTCTGCTGAAAACTCTTAAGGAATAGTGTGTCTGCTTCCCTGGGATCGTAATAAATAAGAGATGAACAAGTGATCGATGAATCAAGTTAATAagttaaagtaatttaataatttaatttaaatgattaaGTAAATTGAGAATGAtgggtaaaataatttaataagataatttaaagtcaaaatcaactttaagtaataagtaaaaataattaacttattttttaagtccacttctttgttttattttatttttttatcatttcccttacctctataattttttttgctaCTTTACGACTTATATTGACGTTTTTTAccttagttataatttataagataaatatgtcaataattaattatttagaataaattttaagttaattttattaaataatcttaatacttaaagtaagaattaagtaacaagttttaattcaattacttaaatataatttaacttaaattattaaataataagtattaagttttacaaaaTACTCCATTTAAGTGTATCTAACAATTATTTGTTAAAAGGGCTTTCAGCACttctatcattttcataaaGAATAAATTAGTATTTCCCATAaacctcaaaaataaaaataaaaataaaagtttagaaACTATAGCTGAGATGGGTTAAGAGATAATACGATATACCTGTTTTTTGGCATTTGCAGAGTTGTCTGTGGGCCTCAATTTCTACCATTATCCACCAAAGTTCCTGGCTACAACGGCTACATTTATTTGGGATATCCTACCCTTTTTAATATACAAAGGGaagtattgatttttatttcaataacaACCTTTTTTGCTTCAAACTACTGCATTATTAGGGTTTTGATCTCAATTACCTTAATATATATTGAGtaagaatttatatataaatgattataagagaattaaaaacattttctaataattaaacttgattttttttataaatattttgtttttgacaaggttttaaaaattaattttaaaaaaagattcaaaaatcattaatttgaaatgatttttattatatcactaaaaacattataaaatcaTTTGCTTTTGTTTATATCCAAACACTTTGAAAACTTtctgaaaatatcttttatttagaaaaataaaataaaaataaaaaaactattgataaatgtattacaaattaaaaacatttttaccaaaattacTTCTAATCAAGATACTTGTTGCCCAATATAAAAAGTATTGGATATAATAATGTTACTCTTAAGTTTGACGATTGATCACCCAAATAATGACTCTTAGAACAAACTTTCAGGTATGAcattaaatgttataaaagatTTGATCTATCCTTGATGTCTAATTCAAGAAAAAAGTCGCAGAATGAACACCAAATATTCTCTATTATATAATTTTGTACAAAAAAGTGAAACATGGGAGAAGTTTTTTATTCCCCAAACTcacaaagaaaaagaggaaaggaggaaaaaacaaaacataattaccaaacaaacttATCTATCTTCTCTattgaataagaaaatttaCAAACTTAGTTGTACATAGAAATGGCCTTCTCAAGATTCTTGAAAGCTTTCTCATACCTCAAAAATCCCATAAACCAAAACTCAAAACCATCCGTAGTAACTATTTCTATGTACTTCTGTGCAGGCTTGTTCACATTTTCACTTTGTTTTGCTCTTTTTATCTTTCTCACTGGTATCAAAACCTACAATTGAAGGTCAACAAACaatgatttaattaaaatgCACGAAGCTAAGATAGAAATGGTActaacattaaaagaaaaaaaaaagtatgcaTAATGAGCAAGAGAGAGCTTGTGTAATATATTTATTccaaattcaacaaaaaaaataataataatttccatttttaaggcattaaatataattttttaaaataaaaatacgagAGCCTCATATGGCAACCAAAGGAGAAATCAAGGATGCAATTTTCCTGGACTGCATTAGTAGATctgtaaatgataaaatataggGATAAGGCTGCTGTTGCCAAGTTGGCTACCTGTGGTAGGCGACCCACCAACAAGTCAAGTCAACAAAACAAAGGGATTCACACTAGACAGGGGTATAGGACTCAACCAAATTCTGCTTAACTGGATTCATGGTTTGACATATCAGATCTCCCATTAATTAACCTGCTCCCAGCAAATTAAGGTAcatatttatcataaaaagCGTTTTTCTATGATATGATAAAGTGTCACCCAATTAAAAAAGATCcacttgatgaaaaaaaattcccatttcTTTATAAGTTTGTATATGGAACCCAGATTTTAAATTTGGTGTTAGAACTCATTCATGAATTTTCCTGGCAAAGTGATAGATCTTTCATTATTGCCAAAATTGATCAGTGGAgaggagaaaataggaaaataccTTGTAGGGTGATCTAACAATTTCCCCAGATGGAGAAGTTAAAGAGATGGATCTTTCACTGcaaaaagcaaccttttcagtGGAAATAAAGAGGAGGCCAGCAATTGGACCAGCAGTTGTTGACAAGTAGCACTGTGAAGCCTTCAACAGCTCCTCTCCTTCGTTCACACTGAATATATGCTTGAATATCTTCTCCCTTCCACCTTCTTGTATGATTCTTGCCCCCAAACTCAGCTTCCCCTTCACTGTTTCTGATAGCTTTGGCCCCAGTCTCACTGCAAGTACACACAAATTAACATACATCCATCGCTTCTCCTTTATGTTCACTATCATCGTTTATAGCATTTCTCAACAATTAATTATTGCATACGTACCATGTTCCCGAACCCTGAAAGCAAAACTGTGTGTCTTCTTCCCCAACTTGTTCATGCGACCCACTACCGAATTTCTATTTTCTGCATTCAAAAGAATAGTAATACTTCATGATCAGCATccatggagagagagagagagagagagagagagagagagagagaagcgtttattacttgttttgatgAAGTTGGAAGAGTCATCTGAAGAAGAGGGACTTTGGACACGACTGGCAGGCTCAGATAGAGAAGAGGGTCTTCTCTCTGGAGTCGTCCCTAACGGGCTCATAAATGGACTTCCACCACACTCATCTGAGAACTGCTCCCTCATGATGATGTCTTCTCTGATCTCTCACCTTTCTATAGCTGATCTACAATGGAAGAATGAACACAAGAAAAGGGCTATTTAAAAGCTGGTCAGTGGGTCAAACCACCGCTCTCTACATCTCTTTCAAACCCATATCTATACCCCACAACCCCAACCACAAAACAAATCCACAGACATGAATATTCAACGATATGGTTTTATATTCTCTaaacaagaagaaaaaccaattgAAGTTTCCAGAAGATGAACCCATTTTCATGGAACTTTCAGAGGCTCACTATTCAAGTCCATCGCCCAACTGGTGatcaagttttaatttaatacatAAGACACTAAACATAAGGCACATGGATTGGTCAGCagtttctaaataaataaataaataaagaaaaaaaacaatgaggTTTAGGGTCTGTTTGGAGGTTGCTTtcaaaaaactatgaaaaataattttggaaaaatttatatattcttgAAAGAAGGTGATAGTTTAGAAAAGAAttaatgtaaatattttaacttactAGATTAAACTGTTAAAACACCAAGGGTAAGGTCATTCTTTTGGAATTGAGTTTTTAAACAAAATCTTAttcattattataaaaaaatgttaacaaaCACACCCTTGATTTTCTTGCAAGCCACAAGTCAAATAAAGTGGCCTGCGGGTCCCAGAtgaaacaatatttatttttataataaaaaaaatgaaaattgaaagttttttttttaaaaaaaaaagaaaaaagaaaaataaaaaaaggaaggaaagaagaaattgcATGGAGAAGCAGCCACAAAATGTGGAATTCAAGAGGAAGGTGGTGGAGTTGGTGACAGCGTTCACGCTGGACTTTCCTGCTGTCTCCTGCAGAAACAGGCTTCTGCATATTGCCTGGCCATTACTACTCTTGGGTCCTTACCAAAGTTGACAAAATATATTATTGGAGAGagtgtgttttcatatactctttttcaaaataaataaatagattcccctaaaaagtattataaattttaggaccaaaatatataaaatcttaattatttcaaattaaatatattaaatttaaagttaaaaattttcatacacACATTTCCCTTATTATTTGCATTTTCTTGAGTATGCATGGAAATGTTGATTTTCATAATAAAGCAACAAATAAATTAGTACACGAAAGAAAAATCTTTTGTAAAGATTCgtttttaatcatataaatattatttattttgaatcaaaaggactttcatgattttaaaatgcaactatataattaaaaaaagttcatATTTATATGCTACCAAAAACTTTCTTTTGTATTAGAAAGTGGGACATCACATACCTGAAAAAACTAATCTTCAATCCTAAATCTTCGAATCTTTAGTTATATATTGCCCTACATTCTCTAATCTCTTTAATCTTcaataagtgttttttttaaataaaaaaaaatctaatttatacctaaaacttttaaaagagaaaagacTTTTATATCcttgataaatttactaaattacttttttttggatttattattttacagcaaaaaaaaatagtttgggATGTTACATTTGTGATATtgattttatatgatatatgagaggtaagaaaaattattgaagctactatatatgataaatatgggacaaaaattatttttcagtaCCATAAATGAGTAGTggatgaaattaattaaaaaggcTTATGTCTGTCTTTAAGATTATATCCAACCCTCAAGAAAAACTACTAGTAGTGTATATAATGACAAATTATATTTAGAGTAGCATGAATCATACAACCAACACTGCTTAATCTAGAATTGGATTAATCTTCAAAAGGAAGGTGCTGAGGTTCACTGTAACGTGTAAATGTGACAATTTTAAAATCTGACATGAAAGATGCGTACTAAACTTCCTAACAACATTTGTGATTTAATTTTGGTAAAATCCCGGAGAAAGTTCAAATtctctttatctttttataaaatgcattagcttcaaataaaataatttattatcctCGAATGAATAATTATCGCCATAATAATGGCCATTGAATTcttgaacaatttttaaatatattttgagaaaatttttaaaaataatctcatATAATTAATAATGGGTTTGATAAGAAGTGATTTTAGTATAAACGCCTtctaaaaatgatgaaattaaaaaaaaaaaaaatctatgtatcatataaaaataattaattatttaaaaaaaaatgatcggCCATAGCTAATATAATTATacctaattaaatttttattatttactaaataaacaaaaattattatttatttatttgcatgaCCTAATTAAATAAGATATGTTTCGCAAGATTTTCTCCTCAAGATttcaaatatatacatatattgatCTTGTTTAAATAGGATTTCTTAGacataatattttctaaacttttaaaaacctagaataataatcatattcttatgAGAATTCTAactcaatataaaaaattatatttgaattaataagaataaatataaaaaataataataaatttattaaattattataagactttattttaattttaatataaattatatattattaaattataattttaaatattgtaagttccttttaaaagtaattaatgaaattgagatttatataatatttgatatattctTTTTATACATCAATTAATGTAATTTACATGATATTTTATCTTCCCTAtgacaaaataaatatgattttaattattaatataatcatttcataaatataacaattataaaacaaaatatattctagcacaatagataaaaaatattttttataactttcataaaataattaaaatcaataatattaggTAGCCGTTCACGTGCGTGGGCCAAGCCTAGTAATTTATAAGGATCATTGGAAAGTGGGAGTTCAGATGACATAAGATGGGACCCAAAGAGCTGCATGAGTCCTCACTTTCCCTCAGAGTTTCAAACGGATTCTCAAGTCTTCCCAATAATGATACCTCAATTGGGTACTGCATCTATGTCCCTTCGCGAGAACCATCAATTGACTTATTTCTTCTTAACCTCTAAAATGGTTCAACTCAATTCTTTTTGCACTAAACCCCACCCCAAGTCTAGCTCATAATATAAAAGAAACCAAGGGTGCTTTTAGAAAATGAGGagacattaaaataaaagtttattgaaaatatatatatgaaaaaccaAGATGAGTCAAGGAATGTGCAGTGAGATGGAGTCGTCGATTACACAGTGACTTGGGGGGCagtgtgttttttttatctactaaattaattaattaatgactACAAATGTGACCTCCAAGTCCAATATGATTATCTTAAATAGTTTTGTTGAAGGTTAAGCAGGTTCGAGCTGTGTTTCTTTGAATGTTTCCGAccttttctttattgtttcaaACCATGTCATTACGTTCTTTTGCTGCATGTAGTGGTTTAGGTGGCCTAGGTAGGACTGCTGCAAAGGAGGTTTGTCTTTCTTGATCATATGAATATGTTTAATATCTCttacattttaaatgataaCCATTTTGAGGAACAACAAACAATGACACGACATACCTCCAAGCATAACAATCAATAACCTCATTCTTCTAAGACCTTATCAGAATTAATCACGACCTTAAACATATTACGTGTAACAAGAAAAATTTACTAACTCTCTTGAAGTTGAAGATTGGAGACCCTTATCTCTTTTTCCCCCATAAATTTAATAAGAGTTAGATGGACACATACCCCCTCCAATCACCATATGTGTCATAATATGAGGGAAAACAGATTGTTAGTgggatattatttaaattttaaaggattaattttatttaactcttatGAAATTTTGGCTAAATACACCTAATTCCTATTGATTTGAAATTGGATCAAGTACCTTCCTTTATTTTTAAGTGGGAAGGGAGATGAGTGAAAAATAATGAgggtattttataaatttcaaacaaagagaaggtaagtgtatttaataaaaaaacctcgaggaggtgaatgaaattaacctaattttaaattatcttgaTAAAGGGTCACACTTAACAACATATTATTTAATGGATAGACATTCTTTTGACTTTATCTCATGTAGTCCATATATCccaatatttattaatataagaataataagaaatcaaaattttccttcttaAATATTGGAGGTGTAACAATTCAGTTCACTCGATTGGAGGTACAACAATTTAGTTCACCTCAAATACATCATCTATCTTACGTAACGCTACACGAGGACATACCATGCACAAAACCCGATAAAATGGGGGAATTCAAGATGCAAATTGGTCAGTATCCAAAAGTCAATAAAGCATTCTGTAAAACCTATAATCCATTGCAAACACCAACCACATGGATAAGCTCACTCAATGTATAAATACCCACCCATGCAAATAAGGAAAACAAGGTTGTGGGGGCCTTCCCCCACGTGTCAATCCATGTGTTGATCCACGTGTCACTCCCCTCATAACTGTCCAGGTAGTCACCACAGTACCCAGAGCTTCCCATCCAAACCACACAGGCTTGTAGCTAGCAGCACCGGACTCCCCAAGCTGGCAACGTCTTCCAGATAGCTTTTGATTCTCCCTTACTACATGTAATCATTCTTTTCTGACATAGATATGGCCGATGAGACCTTCCCCAATCCTCACGTCCATGTCAACAGATTATCACACACTACCCCATACCTCCAGCGAGTTGAAACGACGAGCAAATACATCATGACACACCATCTAACAACACCTACTAACCGCCCTAAACTGTAATGATTGCCCCTGCCACCTACAGGATAACCATCATTGCAGTAAAAGTCAAAGTGTCAACTCAGCATCATAGTGACTCTCTCCTAAGCACTATAAAAAGCCCTCCCAAGCATAACCCAGGTAGACACTTCTAAGCTGGTTGATTCACCCTCCTCTAAAAAGGGTCCCAACTCACCTGTGTCTAACTTAAGCTTCGGAGGGGCGTACTCGAACACCCTATTCAGACATCCTTTGTACAAGGAAAGAGCTTACTCAGTTTCTCGCAGTTGGGCAGAAGCTCTTTGTGGCACAGTTCAAGAAAGATCTGACTCTAGTTGATCCCACATCAACATTGGCATCGTTTGTGGGAAGGTTTAAGGATGTCAACACCTTCAAGGAGCCGATTGTTAGCCAAAGGTAGTGAAGGCTACTTCGACTGGCATGAAAACATGGAGAGACGCCAACAAGAGAGTGAAAAACAAGTGCAGGCCCTGCTCTGTGAGACAAGGAGACTTCGAGAAGAGAATGACGTGTTACGTATCTAGGTATCTTCATCAGGCCCCT is part of the Vitis riparia cultivar Riparia Gloire de Montpellier isolate 1030 chromosome 17, EGFV_Vit.rip_1.0, whole genome shotgun sequence genome and harbors:
- the LOC117904827 gene encoding kunitz trypsin inhibitor 5-like is translated as MKTSSLLLFSLLLIALAFNPLPGAAEAAPDPVLDIEGKQLRSGVDYYILPVIRGRGGGLTVASVRNKTCPLDVVQDKLEVSHGLPLTFTPVNPKQDVIRVSTDHNIKFSAATICAQSTVWKLEYDESTGQRFITTGGVEGNPGRATLSNWFKIEKYGDDYKLVFCPTVCNFCKVICRDVGVYIQKGYRRLALTTDAPFRVMFKKA
- the LOC117903957 gene encoding GEM-like protein 4 produces the protein MREQFSDECGGSPFMSPLGTTPERRPSSLSEPASRVQSPSSSDDSSNFIKTKNRNSVVGRMNKLGKKTHSFAFRVREHVRLGPKLSETVKGKLSLGARIIQEGGREKIFKHIFSVNEGEELLKASQCYLSTTAGPIAGLLFISTEKVAFCSERSISLTSPSGEIVRSPYKVLIPVRKIKRAKQSENVNKPAQKYIEIVTTDGFEFWFMGFLRYEKAFKNLEKAISMYN